One window of the Emcibacter sp. genome contains the following:
- a CDS encoding LysR family transcriptional regulator, producing the protein MHFKGLDLNLIVILDALLDEQSVTRAAERVHVSQPAVSAALAKLRQHTGDEILEKVGREFVLTPRAQAMIKPVKELLIQIESTILSGAEFDPTLTERTYKIAMSSYSAEVLMAGLVEKITKSYPGISCIIEEISSETLSRVETGSIDCAITFQQTKLINPSSSIEEFSYTHVFSDEWVLVAASNNDHVTENMTYEEFCALPYIETRLARILSSFVESTLDHQSCRPRPNLSVPSFELAITCVMNSDCVAVVPALLVDDHLRQFVKTIKPPFEIPAIGEFLVWHSRSDADPGHIWFRELILGVARESQLQIRPRYS; encoded by the coding sequence GTGCATTTCAAGGGTCTTGATCTAAACCTTATTGTTATTCTCGATGCACTGCTTGACGAGCAAAGCGTCACCAGGGCGGCCGAGAGGGTACATGTTTCCCAGCCGGCTGTCAGTGCCGCGCTTGCCAAGCTGCGTCAACATACCGGCGATGAAATATTGGAGAAAGTCGGACGGGAGTTTGTTCTCACCCCCCGGGCACAGGCCATGATAAAGCCGGTGAAGGAATTGCTCATTCAGATAGAATCGACAATCCTCAGTGGCGCGGAATTTGACCCCACCCTGACCGAGAGAACTTATAAAATAGCAATGTCTTCCTATTCTGCTGAAGTTTTGATGGCAGGGCTGGTGGAGAAGATCACAAAATCATATCCCGGTATATCCTGTATCATAGAGGAGATCAGCTCTGAAACCCTGTCACGGGTAGAGACAGGCAGCATAGATTGCGCGATTACCTTCCAGCAAACCAAACTGATTAACCCCAGTTCGTCCATCGAAGAGTTCAGTTATACTCATGTTTTCTCGGATGAGTGGGTGCTGGTTGCCGCCAGCAACAATGACCATGTAACGGAGAATATGACTTATGAGGAGTTCTGCGCCCTGCCATATATAGAGACCCGTCTGGCGCGGATTCTGTCCAGTTTTGTGGAAAGTACACTGGACCACCAAAGCTGTCGTCCCCGGCCAAATCTGAGCGTACCCAGTTTCGAACTGGCCATCACCTGCGTGATGAATTCCGATTGTGTTGCCGTTGTCCCTGCATTGCTGGTTGATGATCATCTGCGCCAGTTTGTGAAAACAATCAAGCCGCCATTTGAAATTCCGGCGATTGGAGAATTCCTTGTCTGGCATTCCCGCAGTGATGCGGATCCGGGACACATCTGGTTCCGTGAACTGATATTGGGTGTTGCCCGTGAATCGCAATTGCAAATCAGGCCGCGCTACAGCTGA
- a CDS encoding flavin reductase family protein, whose amino-acid sequence MTTPKDFDGRELRSVLGRFYTGVTVVTTVAKDGTPCGVTANSFTSVSLDPPLVLWNQALTSQSHPVYRDADRFVINILAEDQIDVSQRFSRPCEDKFDGISVTEGLGGVPVINGCCAVLECRKIATHEGGDHAIFIGQVEHIISSDHSPLLFGDGKYMKALPLEPVE is encoded by the coding sequence ATGACAACACCAAAAGATTTTGACGGCCGGGAACTCAGGAGCGTCCTTGGTCGCTTCTACACCGGGGTGACTGTGGTAACGACTGTAGCAAAAGACGGCACGCCTTGCGGCGTGACCGCAAATTCCTTCACATCAGTCTCCCTGGATCCGCCGCTCGTCCTGTGGAATCAGGCACTGACGTCACAAAGCCATCCCGTTTATCGCGACGCCGACCGCTTTGTCATCAACATCCTGGCGGAAGACCAGATTGATGTCTCACAGCGTTTTTCCCGCCCCTGCGAAGACAAATTCGACGGCATATCCGTGACCGAAGGCTTGGGTGGTGTACCGGTGATCAATGGCTGCTGTGCGGTACTTGAGTGCCGCAAGATCGCCACACATGAAGGCGGCGACCACGCCATATTTATCGGTCAGGTCGAGCATATCATCAGCAGCGACCACAGTCCTCTGCTCTTTGGTGACGGCAAATATATGAAAGCCCTTCCCCTCGAACCCGTCGAATAG
- a CDS encoding thiamine pyrophosphate-binding protein, with product MQETRVPVYEALAADIKELGVECVFGLMSDDTAQLIAMIDSVGVRFYGARHENNAVSMAEGYAAATGRLGIVIIGRGPATTNSMNGANYANRTGSPVLMIYGDAPNVEKAANSVGPDRKSLDTMALLHAAGIKTFRANDAVTARRTFVQAAAAAQHGAAALLLPSNVQQAQVDPAATAPGSFEAAKYTPQPARDSALQAAVSLLEKSRKPLIIAGIGAHAAGAREEIIRLADHIGAALVTTMKAKDMFRDHPFNCGILGSFSNVGGRRLIEQADCVIAIGASLNQQTTSFATAIPEGLPVIHIDKNRPNIGRWFDADLGLVGDAKLITEQLLEKLPSRNTSEMEMRSEENERWLADFSLADDFEAMNTPRTMDARSLALELNSLLPADRNLVWDSGNMLGTVPYISCPGPSHFKHTGDSASIGMGFGTAMGFAAGTPDRTTVLLMGDGSFLMNMGELETVAREYIPLVIVLMNDCAYGAELHFLQDRGMPVQLSQFPDIDFAPVAESFGFEAFTVRTLNELRALAPTLGNPDGPVFLDCKINASVVAAFMHEGPAHAAEKP from the coding sequence ATGCAAGAAACAAGAGTACCGGTCTATGAAGCTCTTGCCGCCGATATAAAAGAACTCGGCGTCGAATGCGTATTCGGGCTAATGAGTGACGATACCGCCCAGTTAATCGCCATGATCGATTCCGTGGGCGTGCGTTTTTACGGCGCCCGCCATGAAAATAACGCCGTCTCCATGGCGGAAGGTTATGCGGCGGCAACGGGACGCCTCGGCATTGTCATCATTGGCCGCGGCCCGGCAACCACCAACAGCATGAACGGGGCCAATTACGCCAACCGCACCGGCTCACCGGTATTGATGATCTACGGCGATGCGCCTAATGTGGAGAAAGCAGCCAATTCTGTGGGGCCGGACCGCAAAAGCCTGGATACCATGGCCCTGCTCCATGCCGCCGGAATCAAGACTTTCAGGGCAAACGATGCTGTCACTGCGCGACGTACTTTTGTACAGGCCGCCGCAGCCGCGCAGCATGGTGCAGCGGCACTTCTGCTTCCGTCCAATGTCCAGCAGGCACAGGTTGACCCTGCGGCAACGGCTCCGGGTTCCTTTGAAGCGGCCAAATACACCCCACAGCCAGCCCGGGACAGTGCCCTTCAGGCTGCAGTTTCACTACTTGAAAAAAGCCGCAAACCTCTGATTATAGCCGGCATCGGTGCTCATGCCGCAGGGGCGCGCGAGGAGATTATCCGCCTGGCGGACCATATCGGCGCGGCGCTGGTCACCACCATGAAAGCCAAGGACATGTTCCGCGACCATCCTTTTAATTGCGGTATATTGGGCTCCTTTTCCAACGTGGGCGGCCGACGCCTGATCGAACAGGCGGACTGCGTCATAGCCATCGGCGCCAGCCTCAACCAGCAAACGACCAGCTTTGCAACCGCCATTCCCGAAGGCTTGCCGGTGATCCATATTGACAAAAATCGCCCAAACATCGGCCGCTGGTTTGACGCGGACCTGGGACTTGTCGGCGATGCCAAACTTATTACAGAACAGTTACTTGAAAAACTTCCCTCACGCAACACATCAGAAATGGAAATGCGCAGCGAAGAGAATGAACGCTGGCTCGCCGATTTTAGTCTGGCTGATGATTTCGAGGCTATGAATACCCCGCGCACCATGGACGCCAGATCCCTCGCCCTCGAACTCAACAGCCTGCTTCCCGCGGATCGGAACCTGGTCTGGGATTCGGGTAACATGCTCGGCACTGTGCCTTATATTTCCTGTCCCGGCCCGTCTCACTTCAAGCATACGGGCGATTCAGCCTCCATCGGCATGGGTTTCGGAACAGCCATGGGATTCGCCGCCGGCACACCTGACCGGACCACGGTTCTGCTCATGGGAGATGGCAGTTTCCTGATGAATATGGGTGAACTGGAAACGGTGGCGCGCGAATATATACCTCTGGTCATCGTTCTGATGAATGACTGCGCCTATGGCGCCGAACTGCACTTCCTGCAGGATCGCGGCATGCCGGTCCAGCTGTCACAGTTCCCGGATATCGACTTTGCCCCGGTGGCGGAATCGTTTGGCTTTGAAGCCTTCACCGTACGTACACTGAACGAACTGCGCGCCCTCGCCCCGACGCTGGGGAACCCGGACGGCCCGGTCTTTCTCGACTGCAAGATCAATGCGTCCGTCGTTGCCGCCTTCATGCATGAAGGCCCCGCCCACGCCGCCGAGAAGCCGTAA
- a CDS encoding VOC family protein, whose product MAIKVVGIHHHAVRVGDGGEDLDAVHDFYTTVLGMGHDEGRPNIPEVPGWWINVGDGGQIHLIGGAFPSVVAKGPGQDPAAPHVALAVENITEAKEELDRQGVSYFTSSAGETQQIFVHDPCGNMIELHQFDKCRCIAANRGDK is encoded by the coding sequence ATGGCAATCAAAGTTGTTGGTATTCACCATCACGCCGTAAGGGTCGGGGATGGAGGAGAGGATCTGGATGCGGTTCACGATTTTTATACTACTGTCCTGGGCATGGGGCATGACGAGGGCCGCCCGAACATCCCGGAAGTTCCCGGCTGGTGGATTAATGTCGGTGATGGCGGACAAATTCATCTGATTGGCGGGGCCTTTCCGTCTGTGGTTGCCAAAGGACCGGGGCAGGATCCTGCAGCGCCGCATGTGGCTCTGGCAGTTGAGAATATCACCGAAGCAAAAGAAGAGCTGGACCGGCAGGGCGTTTCCTATTTCACCAGTTCTGCCGGCGAAACCCAGCAGATTTTTGTTCATGATCCCTGTGGGAACATGATCGAGTTGCATCAATTCGACAAATGCAGATGTATTGCCGCCAACCGGGGAGACAAATAA
- a CDS encoding acyl-CoA dehydrogenase family protein yields MSTPSFADVSFDEAVNRARNMVPALRERAAKAEEARIVLPETMEELHSSGVLRALQPKRWGGMELDFVSVFDICYELGRGCASTAWTASNLLIHHWMLALYDDKAQETVWGQDPDAGIASGVIPSQGQATPVEDGYQVSGRWNFSSGVHVSSWNMLAATVRNGDKVLDYILIVIPDSQYKVIDDWHVLGMRSTGSMTVEAKDIFVPAHMAISMNDLVGGDSFPGAKSNPSSVYKVALSMLSGHVISSAVVGNAQAALELTTESIKQRSAVTTGAKMRDIQAIQMRIGGAAARIDAARQLIRSDMLEGQELANRNEVPDQERKLRSKRNVSYGVQLCTEAVDMLHTLAGANGIYDSYPIQRIFRDAHAGGSHILFAGDLNYSIWGLATLGGEITNPLL; encoded by the coding sequence ATGAGTACGCCTTCTTTTGCCGATGTATCTTTTGATGAAGCTGTTAACCGCGCCCGCAATATGGTGCCGGCTCTGCGCGAACGCGCAGCAAAAGCCGAAGAGGCCCGCATCGTTCTGCCGGAGACTATGGAAGAACTGCACAGCTCAGGCGTGCTTCGTGCCTTGCAACCCAAGCGCTGGGGCGGTATGGAGCTTGATTTCGTATCAGTCTTCGATATCTGCTATGAGCTTGGTCGCGGATGCGCGTCAACGGCCTGGACCGCGTCCAATCTTCTGATCCACCACTGGATGCTGGCTCTTTATGATGACAAAGCACAGGAAACGGTCTGGGGACAGGATCCTGATGCGGGCATTGCCTCCGGCGTGATCCCGTCCCAGGGGCAGGCAACACCTGTTGAGGATGGTTACCAGGTCAGCGGCCGCTGGAATTTCTCGAGCGGTGTTCATGTGTCCAGCTGGAATATGCTTGCAGCGACAGTGCGTAACGGTGACAAGGTCCTTGATTATATCTTGATCGTGATCCCTGACTCGCAATATAAGGTCATTGACGACTGGCATGTATTGGGGATGCGTTCTACCGGTAGTATGACGGTGGAGGCGAAAGATATCTTTGTGCCTGCCCATATGGCGATCAGCATGAATGATCTGGTGGGCGGGGACAGTTTCCCCGGGGCCAAATCAAACCCGAGCTCAGTCTACAAAGTGGCGCTTTCCATGCTGTCCGGTCATGTGATCTCATCTGCCGTCGTTGGCAATGCCCAGGCGGCGCTGGAACTCACCACTGAGTCCATCAAGCAACGCAGTGCCGTGACAACGGGTGCCAAGATGCGGGATATCCAGGCGATACAGATGCGTATTGGCGGCGCGGCGGCAAGAATCGATGCCGCACGTCAACTCATCCGTTCCGACATGCTGGAAGGTCAGGAGCTTGCCAATCGTAACGAAGTGCCGGACCAGGAGAGGAAGTTGCGCTCCAAGCGAAATGTCTCCTACGGGGTTCAGCTATGCACAGAGGCCGTGGATATGCTGCACACATTGGCAGGGGCGAACGGTATTTATGACAGCTACCCCATTCAGCGGATATTCCGTGACGCCCATGCCGGTGGAAGTCATATCCTGTTTGCCGGCGATCTGAATTATTCCATCTGGGGACTTGCTACGCTGGGCGGTGAAATAACGAATCCGCTGCTTTAG
- a CDS encoding VOC family protein — MPITGIAEIIYGVEDFDTCVQFFEDFGLSKRHNDSDHALFEVVSGQRVRLYPLGDSRIPKSELVGPGVHECIWAVASQDDLDDLVADLSQDHDVTVDETGTAHFVTSFGQAIGLRVFQPRPFTCAPSPTNAPGVVNRMNVPRKWLSRAIPKTISHCVWTFLDVNEAFDFYSERLGFKMSDIQKGVGYYIRAGRSTNHHSSMLADANQALFGFDGKFRFHHVNFGVEDLDEIMAGKTYMTRKGYEDNGWGFGRHRVSSELFLYMPSPAGGEVEYGADCDQLDDNWRPRVWGAAFAAFTFVHDMPDWLKEHEPEWDVTYVTPETARYVPIKS; from the coding sequence GTGCCGATTACCGGAATTGCAGAAATCATTTATGGCGTCGAGGATTTTGACACCTGCGTACAGTTTTTTGAGGACTTTGGCCTTAGCAAGCGTCACAACGACAGCGATCATGCGTTGTTTGAAGTGGTCAGCGGTCAGCGGGTGCGGCTGTATCCGCTGGGCGACAGCCGGATCCCGAAAAGCGAACTGGTCGGCCCGGGTGTCCATGAGTGTATCTGGGCAGTGGCGAGCCAGGATGATCTGGATGATCTGGTCGCCGATTTGTCACAGGATCACGATGTGACGGTTGACGAAACCGGAACGGCACATTTTGTCACCTCCTTCGGTCAGGCGATCGGCCTCCGTGTTTTTCAGCCCCGCCCCTTTACCTGTGCGCCGTCGCCGACCAATGCACCGGGCGTGGTGAACCGGATGAATGTGCCGCGTAAATGGCTGTCCCGTGCGATTCCCAAGACCATCAGCCACTGTGTCTGGACCTTCCTGGATGTCAACGAGGCATTTGATTTCTACAGCGAGCGACTGGGCTTCAAGATGAGTGATATTCAGAAGGGTGTCGGCTATTATATTCGTGCGGGCCGTTCCACCAACCATCACAGCAGCATGCTGGCGGACGCCAATCAGGCCCTGTTCGGCTTTGACGGAAAGTTCCGCTTCCATCATGTTAATTTCGGGGTTGAGGATCTGGATGAGATCATGGCGGGGAAAACCTACATGACACGCAAGGGCTATGAGGACAATGGCTGGGGCTTTGGCCGTCACCGTGTGAGTTCCGAACTGTTCCTCTATATGCCGTCTCCGGCTGGCGGCGAAGTGGAATATGGCGCCGATTGCGACCAGCTGGATGATAACTGGCGTCCGCGGGTCTGGGGCGCAGCCTTTGCCGCCTTTACCTTTGTGCACGACATGCCGGACTGGCTGAAGGAGCATGAGCCAGAGTGGGATGTCACTTATGTCACCCCTGAAACTGCAAGATATGTGCCGATAAAGAGCTAG
- a CDS encoding carboxymuconolactone decarboxylase family protein, producing the protein MSKLEPRIPPVKDSEWTEEMRDLFEVMEGPEAREKGPSREIIKYLAQHPALSTKFLAFGSHLLFQSSLPDRERELVTLYIAWRTKSDYEWISHVPFGLHVGLSAEEILEVKKGPSSSLWSDKDRDLLVAVDQYLENYCLDDELWASLSREWDTPQMVELLFTIGNYMLFSGVLNTLRIPLEAGTEEFVKNFGLPEG; encoded by the coding sequence ATGTCAAAACTTGAGCCCCGCATTCCGCCCGTTAAAGACTCTGAATGGACGGAGGAAATGCGCGACCTTTTTGAGGTCATGGAAGGGCCTGAGGCGCGTGAAAAAGGACCGAGCCGCGAAATTATCAAATATCTTGCACAGCATCCGGCGTTGTCCACCAAGTTTCTGGCCTTTGGTTCTCATTTGCTTTTTCAGTCCAGCCTGCCGGATAGGGAGCGCGAACTGGTCACGCTGTACATCGCCTGGAGAACCAAATCCGATTACGAGTGGATCAGTCATGTGCCATTCGGCCTTCATGTCGGTTTGAGCGCGGAAGAAATTCTGGAAGTGAAAAAGGGGCCTTCCTCTTCCCTTTGGTCGGACAAGGACAGGGATCTGCTGGTGGCGGTCGATCAGTATCTGGAAAACTATTGCCTGGATGATGAGCTTTGGGCGTCCCTGTCCAGGGAATGGGACACCCCCCAGATGGTGGAACTGCTGTTTACCATCGGCAACTATATGCTGTTTTCCGGTGTGTTGAACACGTTACGCATTCCCCTAGAAGCGGGAACGGAAGAGTTTGTGAAAAACTTTGGATTGCCGGAAGGCTGA
- a CDS encoding 2Fe-2S iron-sulfur cluster-binding protein, translated as MKSFSIQVSGAEDQAFRCDEDDTILGGALRNGNGFPYECNSGGCGSCQFELIDGEVDELWSDAPGLSPRARERGRRLACQCVPKTDLTIKASFRDEYVPAVMPKRQKLALVGLTRLTSDMSEFSFKAEQGAEFLPGQFAMLGLPGVEGLRAYSMSNLPNDEGLWNFVIKRVPGGKGTAFLFDTLKAGDEISLDGPYGNSYLRTGNGRDIVCVAGGSGLSPVLSILRGAVQASELNDRRLLLFYGGRGPQDICVSDIIAADPLLSERVELHTAISDDEAPGARDWTGERGFVHELVKNTLGEDIKGFDYYFCGPPPMTDAVQRLLLLEYKVPSKQMYFDRFY; from the coding sequence ATGAAGAGTTTTTCTATTCAGGTTTCAGGTGCTGAAGATCAGGCGTTTCGTTGCGATGAAGACGATACGATTCTGGGTGGCGCGCTGCGGAATGGAAACGGCTTTCCGTATGAATGCAATTCCGGCGGCTGTGGCTCCTGTCAGTTTGAACTGATAGACGGTGAAGTTGATGAACTGTGGTCTGATGCGCCAGGATTGTCGCCTCGTGCCCGTGAGCGGGGTCGGCGTCTGGCCTGCCAGTGTGTGCCCAAAACGGACCTTACCATCAAGGCATCCTTCAGGGATGAATATGTTCCGGCCGTCATGCCGAAACGGCAAAAGCTTGCTTTGGTCGGCCTAACCCGGCTGACTTCGGATATGTCTGAATTTAGTTTCAAGGCAGAGCAGGGGGCTGAGTTCCTGCCCGGGCAGTTTGCCATGCTTGGCCTGCCGGGAGTGGAGGGGCTCCGGGCCTATTCCATGAGCAACCTGCCTAACGATGAGGGTCTGTGGAACTTTGTCATCAAGCGGGTTCCGGGCGGCAAGGGAACGGCCTTCCTGTTTGACACGCTGAAGGCCGGCGATGAAATCTCGCTTGATGGTCCTTATGGCAACAGCTACCTGCGGACCGGGAACGGGCGGGATATTGTTTGTGTTGCCGGTGGGTCCGGTTTGTCACCGGTTCTGTCGATCCTGCGCGGTGCGGTACAGGCGTCTGAACTGAATGATCGTCGCCTGCTGCTGTTTTACGGCGGTCGTGGCCCTCAGGATATTTGTGTTTCCGACATTATTGCGGCGGATCCCCTGCTGAGTGAGCGTGTGGAGCTGCATACTGCCATTTCGGATGATGAGGCTCCCGGGGCCAGAGACTGGACGGGCGAGCGTGGTTTCGTGCACGAGTTAGTCAAAAATACCCTGGGTGAAGATATTAAGGGCTTTGACTACTACTTCTGCGGACCTCCGCCGATGACTGACGCCGTGCAGAGGCTACTTCTGCTCGAATATAAAGTGCCGTCAAAACAGATGTATTTTGACCGGTTCTATTAA
- a CDS encoding dihydrodipicolinate synthase family protein has protein sequence MAANKKLMTVDEVQGAWAIMPTPATDNASDWHATDTVDADEVTRAVEGMVDAGIDGILSLGTLGECATLTRDEKRKFIGTAVEAAAGRIPFFAGTTALGTRETIEQTREAQDLGAAGTMLGLPMWCAADMTTAVKFYKDVAEACPDMAICVYANHAAFRFAFATEFWEKVADIPQVIMAKYGAIPTLAADLEATKGKVKFLPIEAMYLEAVKVDPKFCNAFWSSGAACDPSLASHIRDVVAQAVSSNDFAAAEELIGEVGKTLWPLIPGGNNFEEFNKYNIGLEKERINAGGWMKAGPCRPPYTYVPEEYLDGARASGRGWAELAKKVKA, from the coding sequence ATGGCTGCGAATAAAAAACTGATGACTGTTGACGAAGTTCAGGGTGCATGGGCGATTATGCCTACCCCGGCGACGGATAACGCCTCGGACTGGCATGCAACTGACACTGTTGATGCAGATGAAGTGACGCGTGCGGTAGAGGGGATGGTGGATGCCGGTATCGACGGTATTCTTTCCCTCGGCACCCTGGGCGAATGCGCCACCCTGACCCGGGACGAAAAAAGAAAGTTTATTGGCACGGCGGTAGAAGCTGCTGCTGGCCGGATCCCGTTCTTTGCAGGTACGACGGCCCTGGGTACACGGGAAACCATTGAGCAGACCCGCGAGGCCCAGGATCTGGGCGCAGCCGGTACCATGCTGGGCCTGCCCATGTGGTGTGCCGCTGACATGACGACAGCGGTGAAGTTCTACAAGGATGTGGCGGAAGCCTGTCCCGATATGGCGATCTGTGTTTATGCCAACCATGCTGCCTTCCGCTTTGCCTTCGCGACCGAGTTCTGGGAAAAGGTGGCTGATATTCCGCAGGTGATCATGGCAAAATATGGTGCCATTCCGACCCTTGCGGCTGATCTGGAAGCAACAAAAGGCAAGGTCAAGTTTTTGCCGATTGAGGCGATGTACCTTGAGGCCGTGAAGGTGGATCCGAAGTTCTGTAACGCTTTCTGGTCCAGTGGTGCGGCTTGTGACCCGAGCCTTGCTTCCCATATCCGGGACGTTGTGGCGCAGGCTGTGTCCTCCAATGATTTTGCTGCAGCCGAGGAACTGATCGGGGAAGTCGGCAAAACGCTGTGGCCGCTGATCCCGGGCGGGAATAACTTTGAGGAATTCAACAAGTATAACATCGGTCTGGAAAAGGAACGGATCAATGCCGGTGGCTGGATGAAGGCCGGACCGTGTCGTCCTCCCTATACCTACGTGCCGGAAGAATATCTTGATGGTGCTCGCGCGTCAGGTCGTGGCTGGGCGGAACTGGCCAAAAAAGTAAAAGCGTAA
- a CDS encoding 2-hydroxychromene-2-carboxylate isomerase, giving the protein MKNIDFYFDFISPYAYLANSQLPALAKKYGYSITYRPIDLKAAKLAAGNTGPATAQMPAKLRYAMADFTRWSKKYDVPLAFANVIPVTERANKGVFYAIEKGQAEDYVNALWRATFGSAGDFNSDELLGDVARQMGWSPEEFLEFVQSDAAASLYEEGNKAAQERGVFGAPTMMVGDEMWWGNDRLDLLEEFLAEQS; this is encoded by the coding sequence ATGAAAAACATCGATTTCTATTTCGACTTTATCAGTCCTTACGCCTATCTCGCCAATAGCCAACTGCCGGCGCTGGCTAAGAAATACGGCTATAGCATCACCTACAGGCCTATTGACCTGAAGGCGGCCAAGCTGGCGGCCGGTAATACCGGGCCGGCGACGGCGCAGATGCCCGCAAAGCTTCGTTATGCGATGGCTGACTTTACCCGCTGGTCGAAAAAATATGACGTTCCGCTTGCCTTTGCCAATGTCATACCTGTGACGGAACGGGCGAACAAAGGTGTCTTTTACGCTATCGAGAAAGGGCAGGCCGAGGACTATGTGAACGCCTTGTGGCGTGCGACATTTGGATCTGCCGGCGACTTTAACAGCGACGAACTTCTGGGTGATGTAGCCCGTCAGATGGGCTGGTCGCCCGAAGAATTCCTTGAATTTGTTCAATCTGATGCTGCTGCAAGCCTTTATGAGGAAGGCAACAAGGCAGCCCAGGAACGGGGTGTGTTTGGTGCTCCGACGATGATGGTCGGTGACGAAATGTGGTGGGGGAACGATCGTCTCGATCTTCTTGAGGAATTTCTGGCGGAGCAGTCATAA
- a CDS encoding aromatic ring-hydroxylating dioxygenase subunit alpha has translation MVDIKDLVDVENGTQSRRIFWEREIYEQELERIFARCWLFLTHESQIPNYGDFFVTKMGEDEVVVTRQKDGTVRAFLNQCRHRGMKLCMAEAGNARAFSCAYHGWAFGVDGELKSVPAEQEAYGPAFDRAQWGLRPVAKVESYKGFIFGCMDANAPSLVDYLGDAAWYMDIWADVPGGLEFLGPPSRSIIKSNWKSPPENFIGDSYHIGWTHANALKAMIGEVMPQVAFADPNAGFQVTTRYGHGHGISHSPGPVLLSPNCPDLFEWQGRRAAEMAPKIGEKAAKLYAEHWDGTIFPNCSYLIGTYVFKAWHPVGPDKMEIMTWAFAEKDMPDDLKQRLKVAVHRVFGTAGILESDDIDNFEYIAKPNQGHVTRQGRMNLQMGMGYEREDPDYPGVIGNFLSEHGQRGFYRSWADCMGSASWSELEAKTESWKEDLLRNKNA, from the coding sequence ATGGTGGATATTAAAGACCTGGTAGACGTAGAGAACGGGACGCAAAGTCGCCGGATATTCTGGGAACGGGAAATCTATGAGCAGGAGCTCGAGCGGATTTTCGCGCGCTGCTGGCTTTTCCTGACACACGAAAGCCAGATCCCGAACTATGGTGATTTTTTCGTTACCAAAATGGGCGAGGACGAAGTTGTCGTCACCCGTCAGAAAGATGGAACAGTGAGGGCTTTCCTGAACCAGTGCCGTCACCGCGGAATGAAGCTGTGTATGGCGGAAGCCGGTAATGCCCGGGCCTTTTCCTGCGCATATCACGGCTGGGCCTTTGGCGTTGATGGAGAACTGAAAAGCGTTCCTGCAGAGCAGGAAGCTTATGGTCCTGCCTTTGACAGAGCCCAATGGGGCTTGCGCCCGGTTGCCAAGGTCGAAAGTTACAAGGGTTTTATCTTTGGCTGTATGGATGCCAATGCGCCGTCGCTGGTTGACTATCTGGGTGATGCGGCCTGGTATATGGATATCTGGGCCGACGTGCCCGGCGGTCTCGAGTTTTTAGGCCCGCCAAGCCGCTCCATTATCAAGTCCAACTGGAAGTCTCCGCCGGAAAACTTTATCGGTGACTCCTACCATATCGGCTGGACCCATGCAAATGCCCTGAAGGCAATGATCGGTGAAGTCATGCCGCAGGTTGCTTTTGCAGACCCCAATGCCGGTTTTCAGGTAACGACCCGTTATGGCCACGGCCACGGCATCAGCCATAGTCCCGGTCCCGTTCTGCTGTCGCCGAACTGTCCCGACCTGTTTGAGTGGCAGGGTCGTCGAGCAGCTGAAATGGCCCCCAAAATTGGTGAGAAAGCCGCCAAGCTGTATGCAGAGCACTGGGATGGTACCATCTTCCCCAACTGTTCCTATTTGATTGGCACCTATGTGTTTAAAGCCTGGCACCCGGTCGGGCCTGACAAAATGGAGATCATGACCTGGGCCTTTGCCGAGAAGGACATGCCCGATGATCTGAAGCAACGCCTCAAAGTGGCGGTCCATCGTGTCTTTGGCACGGCTGGTATCCTGGAGAGTGATGATATCGATAACTTTGAATATATCGCCAAACCCAACCAGGGGCATGTAACACGCCAGGGCCGGATGAACCTGCAGATGGGTATGGGGTATGAACGTGAAGATCCGGATTATCCAGGCGTCATTGGTAATTTCCTCAGTGAGCACGGGCAGAGGGGTTTTTATCGCTCCTGGGCTGACTGTATGGGTTCAGCCAGTTGGTCGGAGCTGGAAGCGAAAACCGAAAGCTGGAAGGAAGACCTCCTTCGCAACAAGAACGCCTGA